One Besnoitia besnoiti strain Bb-Ger1 chromosome Unknown contig00064, whole genome shotgun sequence genomic window, tgagagcacaccgataaagacgaggtgtgcccggaatagactcatggaaatttggtgtgttctcgaaaccatgctagcacaatagaacttcgttaaataactacatattcaaaatgagcgcatgtaaactagtctttaaacacaccgctcgtcacgtaacaaatctcaaatcgtactgtagattttatatatgtaccgtaactataaccatggtgacatccaatgttcacgctcaatcttaccatacatagtacttttatgatcccaggctggtttaataagtcaaagtttagccgggaagttagcgtctaaaatatataaccgatagtctcaacttagatgcacagatggacataattaatccttgtacggtttgtacctacttgactcctcagtttaagcagaactgtagtttctcgggactaaagtcagcataatcaataaaaaggtttgttcagccactggttcaccatcaactaccttgtttcgacttcgtaccgactgtgttattgtagcacatatcaatcccttaaatagggatattattcccaaacaaccggatcgtgttggctaggtgaactaatcacgtttcataaatacaatcagtgaaagctcttttgatttccatgaacggagttacatattagattctcttcgctcccatggtatttagtaagttaacattgaaacgtatccagtgtaaagtttgaacgtaatccagctttaccttctatgttgttatgttaaccaaataagtttcatcgttgttgatatttcattgacatgttgataacataaatactaacaaaccaccggttttggatgggattacttttaacaccgcataatatgctaaaaagtaccattcaggtacgatatgaagcggagttacaaaccggttcactggtatggagttatctgggtgcgataattcaatcaaaccaaaagccgtttgtaagaaaattaaaccaattagataatatggtagatagggaacaaactgtctccagacgttcttaacccagctcacgtattacatctgacggtgaactagcgttcctaactgaatcttgttcaataacaagggagtaatgagccgacatggaggtgctgatacaatccgaggattagaactcccaatattatctgacctgttatccccggcgtaccttacgaccgttatatgatttagagatagaatgtaatgtggattaatatccacatggtttctacaaagtgtagatataaaatagtgaatggttctgtaaagatcttgcataacatacctttagatttgcttagcattatagagcttgtaggcatgtaagtaactaaagaactatagatactttgagtgaagaatacaaggatagctccaacaataacatggctaaaatgtataccagttaagatgaaaagtccattaccaaatgcattatcattaatataaagagatagtcctaagtattccgtacagactaacattaagaaggcgactaccaaagtgaatgtcatgatattcgtacagcttgtatacaaatgttggtttttcaaatatacgctggataccactatacttaatgcagagcatagttaagatgataactattgtggatatagaaccaattgaacaccatgtattaatataacaaagataatcagggtaatctggtatccttcttggcataacgttgtgtagttatatgaagcgtacattccttaatatctggaacaatagattatggttaggtagtggaacaaggagagcgtctgttgtacatcaacactgatacaaggaacttgacaagcattaatagatttatataaacgacaaggacatgaagtctactggatttttataatacagggttgaactgtgggttaagtttcaatgcccaaggcagagcactggattggatacccagggaactgtgctcccattaataagaatcatattctaagtcaccaggcatgcaataccaatcagataacaactgaaagctagactccatgtttacacttactaaaatgggattcctaggttgatataaactaacctttttctggggagtatatactacgagttggactactggtttagatcttgaaggtctttgtttaccggatccaagttctcttgtgcttttcatgaccatcatgttaagtgcattagcagagcatagttaagatgataactattgtggatatagaaccaattgaacaccatgtattaatataacaaagataatcagggtaatctggtatccttcttggcataacgttgaaaccaagtatatgcatagggatgaaaattaataagatactacctaagaagactacaaaccagatgcttaaatatggagaagcaccggtatttacatggaataatagatttacagtatctccgaacatatctctgctatagaagataaagccacatatagtagctagtactgcaccaagagataatacgaaatggaaatgagctacaatatagtatgtatcatgtagggcaatatccataccagcgttacccataactacacctgtagtaccacctagagtaaacaataggataaaactaagagcagcccatagatctacagttcttgtagttgtatggctagccatataggtacctaaccagttgaaaatcttagtaccggtaggaattgcaatcataatagtcatagcagagaaataagctctggtatctacctctagacgactgtcatcatatgatgtgcccatactaaggaacctagaatagaaatacaacccatagctaagatcatagattgtcaccgaagacagatctagcagcatacatagataatgtctgcgagactacaccaaaagcaggtaaaaattagaatgtatacctctggatgtccgaagaaccagaatagatgttgataaagtacactatcaccagaatacatagaatcataaaattcagtgtttacgtgtagatcaagaaggatcataactaatccaccagtaagaataggtagagtgaagactacataagggcagtaaatatgatagcccagatatatagaatatagttcttagcaccagcattagaacccatgaagacgcaagtaccaaggaagttaatagaacttaaaatactactaattcctagtactgcaagacctccgataatccaatcagttgcctctggatttaaacaccatcaagctagtacttagtggaggatacattgtccaaccaagaccactaccaaactcggaacaaatactttgagttaacaacacagaacctaatggtactagaaaaataggagatcgcgttagttcttgggaaaacgacttccgaaccaccaatatatattgtacaaagaagttaccatatcctccgtacaaagcaggcattaagaacataaagatcatagctaggccatgtatcgttattatcacattataagtagctatcgtctctgtacaaatgatccgcgatccagaactgtataactcaaatcgaataaacaaagacattatagttcctagaatactgaagatgactccggttatgagatacagacaaccaagttctttatgattgcagtacacaccaccccactggactgcttaagacagctaaaagtttggatttcaatatcctactacattaagattattccacatcggttatgttctaggcgtaaaTATGGATtttgttctcactcatcttaacagcgagagaaaactactactcagatgctagtctaatcagtagcatcgtacttggagttatcatctctgagacaggattattatcagctttttctggggagtatatactacgagttggactactggtttagatcttgaaggtctttgtttaccggatccaagttctcttgtgctttcatgaccatcatgttaagtgcattagcagagcatagttaagatgataactattgtggatatagaaccaattgaacaccatgtattaatataacaaagataatcagggtaatctggtatccttcttggcataacgttgtgtagttatatgaagcgtacattccttaatatctggaacaatagattatggttaggtagtggaacaaggagagcgtctgttgtacatcaacactagatactgctaataccactgtagaggtatagtatataatccctgcccggtgcagtaaaatgtaaacggcggctgtattatgacggtccaaaggtaggtaaatccttgtcgggtaattatcgtcgtgcgtgaaagttggtccgactcttcacatgtcgtttatctaaaactttcttaaatagaattatctttgaatatgaggatccagatggcccgacggttagaccctgagcacctttacatcccttaaatcatatacaggatcaaatcttccttgagcgactcgacaggcactagagatagcgtgaaagctcttttgatttccatgaacggagttacatattagattctcttcgctccatggtatttagtaagttaacattgaaacgtatccagtgtaaagtttgaacgtaatccagctttaccttctatgttgttatgttaaccaaataagtttcatcgttgttgatatttcattgacatgttgataacataaatactaacaaaccaccggttttggatgggattacttttaacaccgcataatatgctaaaaagtaccattcaggtacgatatgaagcggagttacaaaccggttcactggtatggagttatctgggtgcgataattcaatcaaacaaaagccgtttgtaagaaaattaaaccaattagataggatagacatttagcatcggtcattatatgaggatagaaggctactttaagtgcggaatcaatacctgcagggttactagaaccatttaaatgtaaatagaagatgtgtaatatTAGAATGTaatacctctggatgtccgaagaaccagaatagatgttgataaagtacactatcaccagaatacatagaatcataaaattcagtgtttacgtgtagatcaagaaggatcataactaatccaccagtaagaataggtagagtgaagactaacataagggcagtaaatatgatagcccagatatatagaatatagttcttagcaccagcattagaaccatgaagacgcaagtaccaaggaagttaatagaacttaaaatactactaattcctagtactgcaagacctccgataatccaatcagttgcctctggatttaacacatcaagctagtacttagtggaggatacattgtccaaccaagaccactaccaaactcggaacaaatactttgagttaacaacacagaacctaatggtactagaaaataggagatcgcgttagttcttgggaaaacgacttccgaaccaccaatatatattggtacaaagaagttaccatatcctccgtacaaagcaggcattaagaacataaagatcatagctaggccatgtatcgttattatcacattataagtagctatcgtctctgtacaaatgatccgcgatccagaactgtataactcaaatcgaataaacaaagacattatagttcctagaatactgaagatgactccggttatgagatacagacaaccaagttctttatgattgcagtacaccaccaccccactggactgcttaagacagctaaaagtgttggatttcaatatcacggtaatcatgtttgcttggaagctgtagtcattataactattgatttagtataagcatagaaccaatccggtagtaagatatacgatagtagctaatctaccatataagatataagtcgcttgtggaatagcactaccaataataatcaagaagatcatactgtatacccaaataattacccatccactgactacatttcgagtcataaaatgttgtcgtatcaacattcgagtattcaaagctcgaatttcagataaaagagctaagttaatgagagaggacataaatactaacaaaccaccggttttggatgggattacttttaacaccgcataatatgctaaaaagtaccattcaggtacgatatgaagcggagttacaaaccggttcactggtatggagttatctgggtgcgataattcaatcaaaccaaaagccgtttgtaagaaaattaaaccaattagataggatagacatttagcatcggtcattaacatatgaggatagaaggctactttaagtgcggaatcaatacctgcagggttactagaaccatttaaatgtaaatagaagatgtgtaatacaattagaatgtatacctctggatgtccgaagaaccagaatagatgttgataaagtacactatcaccagaatacatagaatcataaaattcagtgtttacgtgtagatcaagaaggatcataactaatccaccagtaagaataggtagagtgaagactaacataagggcagtaaatatgatagcccagatatatagaatatagttcttagcaccagcattagaacccatgaagacgcaagtaccaaggaagttaatagaacttaaaatactactaattcctagtactgcaagacctcgataatccaatcagttgcctctggatttaacaccatcaagctagtacttagtggaggatacattgtccaaccaagaccactaccaaactcggaacaaatactttgagttaaacaacacagaacctaatggtactagaaaataggagatcgcgttagttcttgggaaaacgacttccgaaccaccaatatatattggtacaaagaagttaccatatcctccgtacaaagcaggcattaagaacataaagatcatagctaggccatgtatcgttattatcacattataagtagctatcgtctctgtacaaatgatccgcgatccagaactgtataactcaaatcgaataaacaaagacattatagttcctagaatactgaagatgactccggttatgagatacagacaaccaagttctttatgattgcagtacaccaccaccccactggactgcttaagacagctaaaagtgttggatttcaatatcacggtaaatgtttgcttggaagctgtagtcattataactattgatttagtataagcatagaaccaatccggtagtaagatatacgatagtagctaatctaccatataagatataagtcgcttgtggaatagcactaccaataataatcaagaagatcatactgtatacccaaataattacccatccactgacta contains:
- a CDS encoding cytochrome b (encoded by transcript BESB_070170), producing the protein MFLMPALYGGYGIDSALKVAFYPHMLMTDAKCLSYLIGLIFLQTAFGLIELSHPDNSIPVNRFVTPLHIVPEWYFLAYYAVLKVIPSKTGGLLVFMSSLINLALLSEIRALNTRMLIRQHFMTRNVVSGWVIIWVYSMIFLIIIGSAIPQATYILYGRLATIVYLTTGLVLCLY